Proteins from one Nitrobacteraceae bacterium AZCC 2146 genomic window:
- a CDS encoding hypothetical protein (product_source=Hypo-rule applied) — MTEHVRIVVAAGIITSTLAHTDKKNALSNAV, encoded by the coding sequence ATGACTGAACACGTCAGAATCGTGGTGGCCGCGGGTATTATCACGTCGACGCTGGCCCACACTGACAAAAAGAACGCCCTGAGTAACGCAGTGTAG
- a CDS encoding TetR/AcrR family transcriptional repressor of nem operon (product_source=KO:K16137; cath_funfam=1.10.10.60; cog=COG1309; ko=KO:K16137; pfam=PF00440; superfamily=46689,48498): MRYVKGHKEQTRNRIVEEACDALLRKGLNGVSVVDLMKLAGLTHGGFYHHFDSRDALVVEAFAFAMDRTVSRWVKLTKGMPVEEKFNVIVESYLSDRHRDNQAGGCVLPALGTDVSRSSAGVRRIFASKLEEMIELVARLFPRKSSSEARQVATGVIATMMGSVALARAAGNKMLADEILEAGRQAARNQVAFRRSSRGRRNVTGRQGAGEER, translated from the coding sequence ATGCGCTACGTGAAGGGCCACAAGGAGCAGACCCGGAATCGGATCGTCGAAGAAGCCTGCGACGCGTTACTTCGAAAGGGTCTCAATGGCGTGAGCGTGGTCGATCTGATGAAGCTCGCGGGTCTGACGCACGGCGGCTTCTACCATCATTTTGATTCGCGCGACGCTCTTGTTGTCGAGGCGTTCGCTTTTGCGATGGATCGAACTGTCTCTCGTTGGGTCAAACTTACGAAAGGCATGCCGGTCGAGGAGAAATTCAACGTTATCGTGGAATCGTATTTGAGCGACCGTCACCGTGACAATCAAGCGGGCGGCTGTGTGCTTCCGGCGTTAGGCACAGACGTATCCCGTTCGAGCGCAGGAGTGCGTCGGATATTTGCAAGCAAACTCGAAGAAATGATTGAACTCGTCGCACGTCTATTCCCTCGGAAATCGTCGAGCGAGGCGCGCCAGGTCGCCACCGGTGTGATAGCAACCATGATGGGCTCAGTCGCGCTTGCCCGTGCTGCCGGCAACAAGATGCTGGCTGACGAGATTCTCGAGGCCGGTCGACAGGCCGCACGCAATCAGGTCGCTTTTCGAAGATCAAGCAGGGGGCGTCGGAACGTCACCGGCAGGCAAGGAGCTGGAGAGGAGCGATGA
- a CDS encoding putative MFS family arabinose efflux permease (product_source=COG2814; cath_funfam=1.20.1250.20; cog=COG2814; pfam=PF07690; superfamily=103473; transmembrane_helix_parts=Inside_1_20,TMhelix_21_43,Outside_44_57,TMhelix_58_80,Inside_81_86,TMhelix_87_109,Outside_110_112,TMhelix_113_132,Inside_133_144,TMhelix_145_167,Outside_168_176,TMhelix_177_196,Inside_197_242,TMhelix_243_262,Outside_263_276,TMhelix_277_299,Inside_300_318,TMhelix_319_341,Outside_342_366,TMhelix_367_389,Inside_390_395,TMhelix_396_418,Outside_419_432), giving the protein MMHSTLLPRAFQRVGIHYGWAVVAVVFLTMLSTSAAMGMVGVLMLPLKNEFGWDLGAISGALALRVLLYGMVAPFAAAVMLRYGVRTIVGTALALIVSGLALATQITAVWQLWLTWGVMIGLSTGATANVLGATIATRWFTKRRGLVIGMLGASNATGQLLFLPAAAYLSEHFGWRYAMMPAATLCLTCLVLVLIVVRDHPGDVDLPSYGDAAVVPAPSRFSGGNALQLSFAALSLAAGNRTFWILAITFFVCGLSTSGLVQNHFIPLCHDFGIGTIAASGVLATMGAFDFVGTIFSGWLSDRYDNRWLLFWYYGLRGLSLLMLPYTDFSLYGLSIFAVFYGLDWIATVPPTVKLTGQTFGREKTPLVFGWIFLAHQMGSATAAFGAGLSRDALLSYLPAFFAAGVACIVASAAVLTIRKRTPDVMLAVPAE; this is encoded by the coding sequence ATGATGCACTCAACGCTTCTGCCGCGTGCATTTCAACGTGTCGGCATCCATTATGGATGGGCTGTCGTCGCTGTCGTATTCCTGACCATGCTGTCGACGTCCGCGGCCATGGGCATGGTCGGGGTCCTGATGCTTCCGCTGAAGAACGAATTCGGGTGGGACTTGGGAGCGATTTCCGGAGCGCTGGCCCTGCGCGTCCTGCTATACGGTATGGTGGCGCCGTTCGCCGCAGCCGTCATGCTCCGTTACGGCGTACGGACGATCGTCGGCACAGCATTGGCGCTGATCGTGTCGGGACTGGCTCTGGCGACGCAGATAACGGCGGTATGGCAGCTTTGGCTGACCTGGGGCGTCATGATCGGTCTTTCGACGGGCGCGACGGCGAACGTGCTCGGTGCCACCATTGCCACCCGGTGGTTCACCAAGCGGCGCGGTCTCGTCATCGGAATGCTCGGCGCCAGCAATGCGACCGGACAACTGCTTTTTCTGCCGGCCGCGGCGTACCTATCCGAACACTTCGGCTGGCGCTACGCGATGATGCCGGCTGCGACGCTTTGCCTGACGTGCCTCGTCTTGGTGCTTATCGTGGTGCGAGACCATCCCGGCGACGTCGATCTTCCGTCGTACGGCGATGCGGCCGTCGTTCCGGCGCCGTCGCGCTTCTCCGGCGGCAACGCGTTGCAGCTCAGCTTCGCGGCATTATCTCTTGCAGCTGGAAACAGGACGTTCTGGATCCTTGCGATCACCTTCTTTGTCTGCGGTCTTTCGACCAGCGGCCTGGTGCAGAACCATTTCATTCCGCTTTGCCATGATTTCGGAATCGGAACGATCGCGGCGTCAGGCGTGCTCGCGACCATGGGCGCATTCGACTTCGTGGGAACGATTTTTTCGGGCTGGCTTTCCGACCGCTACGACAACCGCTGGCTTCTGTTCTGGTACTACGGCCTCCGCGGTCTCAGCCTCCTGATGCTCCCCTACACCGACTTCTCGCTCTATGGTCTCAGCATCTTCGCCGTCTTCTACGGGCTCGACTGGATCGCAACGGTCCCCCCGACAGTGAAGCTGACCGGCCAGACATTCGGGCGAGAAAAAACCCCGCTGGTCTTCGGCTGGATCTTCCTGGCCCATCAGATGGGATCTGCAACCGCGGCTTTCGGGGCCGGCCTGTCACGGGATGCGCTTCTCAGCTATCTCCCTGCTTTCTTCGCTGCAGGTGTTGCCTGCATTGTTGCGTCGGCGGCGGTGCTGACGATACGCAAGCGGACGCCGGACGTCATGCTCGCGGTCCCGGCGGAATAG
- a CDS encoding DNA-binding MarR family transcriptional regulator (product_source=COG1846; cath_funfam=1.10.10.10; cog=COG1846; smart=SM00347; superfamily=46785) → MAGKVKKSEKGYGNEAIAIVEQVACTNTALRRASRRLGQLYDEAFAPTGLRGTQVSLLTQIDAMTGASKPGGKLGPTLQDLAGEMALRVSGITHALSPLIRDGLVELLQDPADARTKHAALTTRGRARLRKAADHWAIANQHVEKVMGSVNTAKLRELADRISVETFDLSSELGPTIGRRSKN, encoded by the coding sequence ATGGCTGGCAAGGTGAAGAAATCGGAGAAGGGTTACGGCAACGAAGCAATTGCGATCGTGGAGCAGGTCGCCTGTACAAATACGGCCCTCCGGCGCGCGTCCAGGCGGCTCGGCCAGCTATACGACGAGGCCTTCGCGCCCACCGGTCTGAGGGGCACACAGGTGAGCCTTCTGACCCAGATCGATGCCATGACTGGTGCGTCGAAGCCCGGCGGCAAACTTGGACCGACGCTTCAGGATCTGGCCGGCGAAATGGCCCTCCGGGTATCCGGAATCACCCACGCGCTGAGCCCGCTGATCCGTGACGGCCTGGTTGAACTACTGCAGGATCCCGCCGACGCTCGCACCAAGCATGCCGCGCTGACAACCAGGGGCAGGGCCAGATTGCGCAAGGCCGCCGACCACTGGGCGATAGCGAACCAGCATGTCGAGAAAGTGATGGGCAGTGTGAACACAGCCAAGCTTCGGGAACTCGCAGACCGGATATCCGTGGAGACCTTCGACTTATCGTCGGAGCTCGGACCTACCATAGGTCGTCGCTCCAAAAACTAG
- a CDS encoding short-subunit dehydrogenase (product_source=COG0300; cath_funfam=3.40.50.720; cog=COG0300; ko=KO:K07124; pfam=PF00106; superfamily=51735), translating into MTNTSNKKPVAVVTGASAGIGAVYAQRLAARGFDLILVARRTDRLEALAKELKDKHGTHVEIVAADLSTSKDIARVEKLLAANTRIAMLVNNAGTAKLAPLAGTSTEDAASMIAVNVTALTQLTQAVLPGFIARNSGAIVNVASVLSLHALPISGVYSGTKGYVLNFSRSLQAELAETGVKVQIVLPATTSTELWDIAGVPLSQLNQASIMTAENMVDASLAGFDQGETITLPSVGDASLWDAYDTARGNLFAATQTGQPAPRYGVN; encoded by the coding sequence ATGACTAACACTTCAAACAAAAAGCCCGTCGCGGTCGTGACGGGGGCTTCTGCGGGCATCGGCGCCGTCTACGCGCAGCGCCTGGCCGCCCGCGGTTTCGACCTGATTCTCGTCGCGCGCAGGACCGACCGTCTCGAAGCGCTCGCGAAGGAATTGAAGGACAAGCATGGCACTCACGTTGAAATCGTCGCGGCCGATCTGAGCACCTCGAAAGATATCGCACGCGTCGAGAAATTACTGGCGGCCAACACCCGCATTGCCATGCTGGTTAACAACGCCGGAACCGCCAAGCTGGCGCCGCTGGCCGGCACTTCGACCGAGGATGCGGCCTCGATGATCGCGGTCAACGTCACCGCGCTGACGCAACTTACCCAGGCCGTGCTTCCGGGTTTCATCGCCAGGAATTCCGGCGCCATTGTTAACGTCGCCTCCGTGCTTTCTTTGCACGCGCTTCCGATCAGCGGCGTCTACAGCGGCACGAAGGGCTACGTGCTGAACTTCAGCCGGTCGCTACAGGCCGAGCTGGCCGAGACCGGCGTGAAGGTGCAGATCGTCCTGCCGGCCACCACATCGACCGAGCTCTGGGACATCGCGGGAGTCCCGCTCTCGCAATTGAACCAGGCATCCATCATGACGGCGGAGAATATGGTCGACGCGTCGCTCGCCGGTTTCGACCAAGGCGAGACCATTACGCTGCCCTCCGTCGGAGATGCGAGTCTTTGGGACGCCTACGACACCGCTCGCGGAAATCTGTTCGCGGCGACGCAGACCGGACAGCCCGCGCCCCGCTACGGCGTAAACTGA
- a CDS encoding hypothetical protein (product_source=Hypo-rule applied; cath_funfam=1.10.10.60; superfamily=46689), whose protein sequence is MQKQPADLRSTKDARKIAQRTITVRTVKRSGQARNNPMSAARSLLEGGHLTLKQVAAFCGFVDANISGASSCATPAEYRKRYVAVDSRWTPSDTRFVSSPGLTLSV, encoded by the coding sequence ATGCAGAAGCAGCCGGCCGACCTCCGGTCTACGAAGGACGCTAGGAAGATCGCGCAACGGACGATTACCGTAAGGACGGTAAAACGCAGCGGGCAGGCCCGCAATAATCCTATGTCGGCGGCGCGGAGCCTGCTTGAGGGTGGCCACTTAACGCTCAAGCAGGTCGCCGCATTCTGCGGCTTCGTCGACGCGAACATATCAGGCGCATCTTCATGTGCCACGCCTGCCGAGTATCGGAAGCGGTATGTCGCAGTGGACAGCCGTTGGACACCCAGCGACACCCGGTTTGTATCGTCCCCAGGCTTAACTTTATCGGTGTGA
- a CDS encoding enoyl-CoA hydratase (product_source=KO:K01692; cath_funfam=1.10.12.10,3.90.226.10; cog=COG1024; ko=KO:K01692; pfam=PF00378; superfamily=52096) — protein MSTSKETHDGSSDFRMVDVPYGPATKITIERRGQIVLIGINRPDINNRLDPEATESLARAYFDYDRDPSLRVAVLFGYGDRFSQGVDVDAFGAFAKTGKPLMSGDGFIDPLGRRKPLLTKPLIAVVHGDTWNMAHELLLAADIRVASEDTDFGQDENTHGRFPGGGATVRFPREAGWGNAMRYILTGDHWTARDAYRMGVVQEIAPSRQAALDKAIEIALKIAACGPLSIKTSLASAREAVDESQALALSKLDGLYRDLFKTRDFKEGRDAEAAGRPPVYEGR, from the coding sequence ATGTCCACCTCGAAAGAAACACACGATGGATCCAGCGATTTCAGGATGGTCGACGTACCCTACGGTCCTGCGACGAAAATCACCATCGAACGGCGCGGGCAGATTGTTCTAATCGGAATCAATCGTCCGGACATCAACAATCGTCTGGATCCCGAGGCGACCGAAAGCCTGGCCAGAGCGTATTTCGACTATGATCGAGACCCGTCGCTACGCGTAGCGGTGCTTTTCGGGTACGGCGACCGATTCTCGCAAGGTGTCGATGTGGATGCGTTCGGCGCCTTCGCCAAGACTGGCAAGCCCCTGATGAGCGGCGATGGTTTTATCGACCCGCTCGGTCGCAGGAAGCCACTGCTAACCAAGCCGCTCATCGCCGTCGTGCATGGCGATACCTGGAACATGGCGCACGAACTCCTTCTTGCTGCCGACATCCGCGTGGCATCCGAAGACACCGATTTCGGCCAGGACGAGAACACCCATGGTCGATTCCCCGGAGGGGGTGCGACAGTTCGGTTCCCGCGAGAAGCAGGTTGGGGAAATGCGATGCGCTACATTCTTACGGGGGACCATTGGACCGCACGGGACGCCTATCGCATGGGCGTGGTCCAGGAGATCGCGCCTAGCCGGCAGGCGGCGCTCGATAAGGCGATTGAGATCGCGTTGAAGATCGCCGCATGCGGTCCGCTCTCAATCAAGACCTCGCTCGCTTCGGCTCGGGAGGCCGTCGACGAGTCCCAGGCGCTGGCCCTGTCGAAACTCGATGGGCTCTATCGTGACTTGTTCAAGACCCGCGATTTTAAGGAAGGGCGCGATGCAGAAGCAGCCGGCCGACCTCCGGTCTACGAAGGACGCTAG
- a CDS encoding glutathione S-transferase (product_source=KO:K00799; cath_funfam=1.20.1050.10,3.40.30.10; cog=COG0625; ko=KO:K00799; pfam=PF02798,PF13410; superfamily=47616,52833), translating into MTGKLVLWGVGTTRTIRVHWALHELGLDYETRPILPRSGQTKTPEYTALNARQKIPLLEDGDFRIGESAAIVAYLSQTYSTPEHCLIPQDKSLQARWLEWCFFVVAELDSTSLYVMRRHGTNNGLAHIYGAAPIVVTKAAEYFREQLRHVETALADGRKYLMGDQFTTADIILTTCLTWAIDYGVGICDNAKPYLERTRKRPAYVSAAAMNKAVI; encoded by the coding sequence ATGACTGGCAAGCTCGTTCTTTGGGGAGTGGGAACGACGCGCACCATCCGCGTGCATTGGGCGCTTCACGAACTAGGCCTCGATTACGAAACACGTCCGATCCTGCCTCGTTCAGGTCAGACCAAGACGCCCGAATATACGGCGCTGAACGCCCGGCAGAAGATTCCGTTGTTGGAGGATGGTGACTTCAGGATCGGCGAAAGTGCTGCCATCGTGGCCTATCTTTCGCAGACCTACTCGACGCCGGAGCATTGCCTCATCCCGCAGGACAAGTCGCTGCAGGCGCGGTGGCTCGAGTGGTGCTTCTTCGTTGTCGCCGAACTGGACTCGACGAGCCTGTACGTGATGAGGCGCCACGGAACCAACAACGGTCTGGCGCACATCTATGGCGCGGCGCCGATCGTCGTGACCAAGGCCGCGGAGTATTTCCGGGAGCAGTTGCGCCACGTCGAGACCGCACTTGCCGACGGCCGCAAATACCTCATGGGCGACCAGTTCACCACGGCCGACATTATCCTTACCACCTGTTTGACATGGGCGATCGATTATGGCGTCGGCATCTGCGACAACGCGAAGCCCTACCTGGAGCGGACGCGGAAGCGACCCGCCTACGTTTCCGCAGCCGCTATGAACAAGGCCGTCATTTGA
- a CDS encoding NAD(P)-dependent dehydrogenase (short-subunit alcohol dehydrogenase family) (product_source=COG1028; cath_funfam=3.40.50.720; cog=COG1028; pfam=PF00106; superfamily=51735) — MKAQRKVALLVGAGDAIGAGVARRFAQGGYAICIGRREADKSKALIAEIEAAGGYARAFSTDARKEASVRSLFAEVEEEVGPVEVCLFNAGSNVKKPLLETSEKLFFKAWELACFAGFLVGREAAAHMVPRARGTILFTGATASVRGGKEFAAFSSAKFGLRAVSQAMARELGPSNVHVVHLLIDAGVDSEAIHQRIKAATGVDAADIPPDSLTKTSSIAEAYWFLHHQSRDGWTHELDLRPSVETW; from the coding sequence ATGAAGGCTCAGAGGAAGGTGGCGCTGCTGGTCGGGGCGGGTGACGCGATCGGAGCCGGCGTCGCGAGACGCTTCGCGCAGGGCGGCTACGCCATCTGCATCGGCAGGCGCGAAGCTGACAAATCCAAAGCGCTCATCGCCGAGATCGAAGCCGCCGGAGGCTACGCGCGGGCGTTCAGCACCGACGCCCGGAAGGAGGCCAGCGTGAGATCGCTGTTCGCCGAGGTGGAGGAAGAGGTCGGCCCCGTCGAGGTGTGTCTGTTCAACGCGGGATCGAACGTGAAGAAACCTCTTCTGGAGACCTCCGAAAAGCTGTTCTTCAAGGCGTGGGAGCTTGCCTGCTTCGCGGGCTTCCTTGTCGGTAGGGAAGCCGCCGCGCACATGGTGCCGCGGGCGCGCGGCACCATTCTCTTCACTGGCGCGACTGCCAGCGTGCGCGGCGGCAAGGAGTTCGCGGCGTTCTCCTCGGCCAAGTTCGGCCTGCGGGCCGTCTCGCAAGCCATGGCGCGCGAGCTCGGGCCCAGCAACGTGCACGTCGTGCACCTGCTAATCGACGCCGGCGTCGACAGCGAGGCGATCCACCAACGCATCAAGGCGGCTACAGGCGTCGACGCCGCCGACATTCCGCCCGACAGCTTGACGAAGACGTCGTCCATCGCCGAGGCCTACTGGTTCCTCCACCATCAGAGCCGCGACGGTTGGACCCACGAACTCGATCTGCGTCCCTCAGTGGAGACTTGGTGA
- a CDS encoding crotonobetainyl-CoA:carnitine CoA-transferase CaiB-like acyl-CoA transferase (product_source=COG1804; cath_funfam=3.40.50.10540; cog=COG1804; pfam=PF02515; superfamily=89796) yields the protein MAGPLDGVRVLDLTGVVSGPYATMFLADQGADVIKIEPIGGDITRRSRVTIDKAGEFSALFISSNRGKRSLSIDVKSEAGREVLAKLVAESDVLVQNFRPGTMERLGLGPGELMGRHPRLIYVSISGVGDTGPYVKKRVYDPIIQGLSGFCDIQSQPVTNRPQMIRTIVCDKTTAVFTAQAVSSALYARERTGKGDHIQVAMLDVMISYLWPEGMMQYTVVGAEAGAPDPTDRPDLVFKTSNGYITAGTISDSEWQGFCRATGDPELAGDARFATPTGRSINATARINKMAEYIGRHTTAEWLERLDAADVPCAPILRRGEIIQNEQVVARGIIEEFDQPSVGRVRQPKPAARFSANAAAIGGPAPRIGEHTRDVLAELGYGPAAIDKMIGDKAVRTA from the coding sequence ATGGCAGGGCCTCTCGACGGTGTACGCGTGCTGGATCTTACGGGAGTGGTCTCCGGTCCGTACGCGACGATGTTCCTCGCGGACCAGGGCGCCGACGTCATCAAGATCGAACCGATCGGCGGCGACATCACCCGGCGCAGCCGCGTGACGATCGACAAGGCCGGCGAATTCTCCGCGCTCTTCATATCTTCGAACCGCGGCAAGCGCTCGCTGTCGATCGACGTCAAGAGCGAGGCCGGGCGCGAGGTGCTGGCGAAGCTCGTCGCGGAGTCGGACGTGCTGGTGCAGAACTTCCGGCCGGGAACGATGGAGCGTCTCGGTCTGGGTCCGGGCGAACTCATGGGGCGGCATCCGCGGCTCATCTACGTGTCGATCAGCGGGGTGGGCGACACCGGTCCCTATGTGAAGAAGCGGGTGTACGACCCCATCATCCAGGGCCTGTCCGGCTTCTGCGACATTCAATCGCAGCCGGTCACCAACCGACCGCAGATGATCCGGACGATTGTCTGCGACAAGACGACGGCGGTGTTCACGGCTCAGGCCGTTTCCTCGGCGCTCTACGCGCGCGAGCGGACCGGCAAGGGCGATCATATCCAGGTCGCGATGCTCGACGTCATGATCTCCTATCTGTGGCCCGAAGGGATGATGCAATACACGGTCGTGGGCGCCGAGGCGGGAGCGCCCGATCCGACCGACCGGCCCGATCTCGTCTTCAAGACGAGCAACGGATACATCACGGCCGGCACCATCTCCGACTCCGAATGGCAAGGCTTCTGCAGGGCGACCGGCGACCCGGAGCTTGCCGGCGATGCGCGGTTCGCGACGCCGACGGGACGGTCGATCAACGCCACTGCCCGCATCAACAAGATGGCCGAATACATCGGCCGGCACACGACTGCCGAGTGGCTCGAGCGGCTGGATGCGGCGGACGTGCCCTGCGCGCCGATCCTGCGTCGGGGTGAGATCATCCAGAACGAACAGGTCGTCGCCCGCGGCATCATCGAGGAGTTCGATCAACCTTCCGTCGGCCGCGTCCGGCAGCCGAAGCCGGCGGCTCGCTTCTCCGCCAACGCGGCGGCCATCGGCGGCCCGGCACCCCGCATCGGAGAGCACACGCGCGATGTGCTCGCCGAACTCGGATACGGACCGGCCGCCATCGACAAGATGATCGGCGACAAGGCGGTCCGCACAGCATGA
- a CDS encoding branched-chain amino acid transport system ATP-binding protein (product_source=KO:K01996; cath_funfam=3.40.50.300; cog=COG0410; ko=KO:K01996; pfam=PF00005; smart=SM00382; superfamily=52540), with product MLSVHEIHTYYGESHILQGVSLSVAPSQCVALLGRNGAGKTTTLRSILGLTPVRRGEISFKGSRITGMPTHRIVRLGMSFVPEDRGIFATVTVDEHLAIARNACRRRPGRRDAEYVFGIFPRLAERRGSLGGQLSGGEQQMLAIGRALIAAPDLMVLDEPSEGLAPVIVETLEAVLRAVKAAGTPILLVEQNYHLATRLADHVYVLNQGTVKFSGPTRALLDRDDICRTYLSV from the coding sequence ATGCTTAGCGTCCACGAGATCCACACCTACTACGGTGAGAGCCACATCCTGCAGGGCGTGAGCCTGTCGGTCGCGCCGTCGCAATGCGTCGCGCTGCTTGGCCGCAACGGGGCGGGAAAGACGACGACGCTGCGCTCGATCCTGGGATTGACGCCCGTCCGCCGGGGCGAGATCAGCTTCAAGGGATCGCGGATCACCGGGATGCCGACGCACCGCATCGTGAGGCTGGGTATGTCCTTTGTGCCCGAAGACCGCGGGATCTTCGCCACGGTCACGGTGGACGAGCACCTTGCCATCGCGCGGAATGCCTGCAGGCGGCGGCCGGGACGGCGGGACGCGGAGTATGTCTTCGGCATATTTCCGAGACTGGCCGAACGTCGGGGCAGCCTCGGAGGGCAGCTATCAGGCGGCGAGCAGCAGATGCTCGCCATCGGGCGCGCGCTCATCGCGGCGCCCGATCTGATGGTGCTCGACGAGCCGAGCGAAGGGCTCGCTCCGGTCATCGTGGAGACCCTCGAGGCGGTGCTGCGCGCGGTGAAGGCCGCGGGCACGCCGATCCTGCTCGTCGAACAGAACTACCACCTGGCTACGCGGCTCGCCGACCACGTCTACGTGCTCAATCAAGGCACCGTGAAGTTCTCGGGGCCAACACGGGCTCTTCTGGATCGCGACGACATCTGCCGGACCTACCTCAGCGTCTAG
- a CDS encoding branched-chain amino acid transport system ATP-binding protein (product_source=KO:K01995; cath_funfam=3.40.50.300; cog=COG0411; ko=KO:K01995; pfam=PF00005; smart=SM00382; superfamily=52540) has protein sequence MSALEVRHLRKAFGGLEVIADLNLVIPEGQRHAIIGPNGAGKTTFLNLITGWQPPSGGEILVHGVPIRQGRPDLVTRSGLSRSFQKNMLLESVTVLENLRVACQALDPSRHSFLRSSKAFPDVIRRARRAAEKMLLDDCLDRLVKELSYGQKRQLEVAIALCAEPNILLMDEPAAGTSPSERANLVRLIKGLPSDLTILLVEHDMDVVFATCEIITVLTYGRVLITGTKEQVRSDPLVVEAYLGRQHA, from the coding sequence ATGAGCGCGCTTGAAGTACGGCACCTCAGGAAGGCGTTCGGGGGTCTCGAAGTCATCGCCGACCTGAATCTCGTCATCCCGGAAGGTCAGCGTCACGCCATCATCGGTCCCAACGGTGCGGGCAAGACGACCTTCCTCAATCTCATCACCGGCTGGCAGCCTCCGAGCGGCGGGGAGATCCTCGTTCACGGCGTGCCGATCCGGCAAGGTCGTCCCGACCTCGTCACGCGGAGCGGTCTGTCGCGCTCGTTCCAGAAGAACATGCTGCTGGAAAGCGTCACGGTCCTCGAGAACCTGAGGGTCGCATGCCAGGCGCTGGACCCCTCGCGTCATTCGTTCTTGCGGTCGTCGAAGGCGTTTCCGGACGTGATCAGGCGCGCGCGCCGGGCCGCCGAGAAGATGCTGCTGGACGACTGCCTCGATCGATTGGTCAAGGAGCTGTCCTACGGACAGAAGCGCCAGCTCGAGGTCGCGATCGCGCTCTGCGCCGAACCGAATATCCTTCTGATGGACGAGCCGGCGGCTGGCACGTCACCGTCCGAGCGGGCCAACCTTGTGCGGTTAATAAAAGGTCTCCCGTCGGACCTCACGATCCTGCTGGTCGAACACGACATGGACGTCGTCTTCGCGACTTGCGAGATCATCACCGTGCTGACCTACGGCAGGGTTCTGATCACCGGCACCAAGGAACAGGTGAGGTCGGACCCGCTCGTCGTGGAAGCGTATCTGGGGCGTCAGCATGCTTAG